From Chrysemys picta bellii isolate R12L10 chromosome 1, ASM1138683v2, whole genome shotgun sequence:
GGGGTCCCAAGGCTCAACTCCTGTTGTCTTGTCACACCTCTCAGGCACAACGGCTCCTGGAGAGCATCCTGTAATCCTCCAATCATACCTTTTGGCTGATCTAGTGCTGTTGGCCTTACTCCAGGTGACTTCTACCAGTCCTCTGGCCCCGTGCCCATGGACTTTCCAGGCCCCAAATGCCTCCCCGGTGCCTGTGCTtaagcaattattttttttcttcagaggtGGGGAATGAGAAAACATTATGGCAAATTTTCAGCCCTGTTGCTTATACTTAAATGAAAAGAGTTAGAGAAAGCCAACATTGGCACAGATGCTCCATAGGCTCCTAACATCAGTGCCTGCATTTTAGAGGTGAAGAAACTGAGATGGTGGGCTACATTCCTTCCtactgtaactccactgaagtcattgcagAGATGACTTTGTCCACTCACTAAGTGAAATGTACCTGAGGCACTATGGCCTATTGGATTATGTAGGCAGCTTATTTAGGCAATCTCAGTTTTGATTCTGACCTTTGGACAAGTTATGTGTCTCCTCTCTGTAGAATGGGGGATTAGGCTATTTATCTGCTTCAGAGGGACTGGTGAAGGGATATCTCGCCTAGTGTTTATAAAGTGCTGTATAAGTTCAACATGTTAATGAAGCCAGTCTGTTGGAGCAATGTGTTCCCAAGGCTAAATTTTTCTATATAAGACCCAACTTTCCTCCCACTCACACTAGCATAAATCAGAAGTAGAGCTCCTAGACTCAGATGCATGGGTGTAAAACTAGTGTGACAGCAGAGTTGGACTCTGTGGGCACTCAGCCTTCAACTTCcttgacactgcccacgtctgaGTTGTCAAGGGCTTTTTCTTATGCTTCACTGCCAAAACCATTGAGTTTCCCTGAACTTTTACCTAAACAAACCTCCTGCCAAGAACTGTGGAGGGTACAAAAATCACACAACCCAAAGAGGTGGAAAATTCTCCATTGGTTTAACTCCACTCTACTAATGATCCATAGACTGTCCTTATACTGTGCTTGGGCTGCTTTGGTTTTCTTTCCAACAGCAACTCTTGCCCTACCTACATACACACACCTGTTCCTCATTCCTTTCCCTTGGTCTCTTTTCCACCTTCTGAAAAAGTGAATATATCAAACCAAGCAGCCATAAGCACTTAAATTCCTATTCTGGAATCACTGCCTGCCCCGAAGCACAGTCACTTacatttgtacagtacctagcacagtgggggccaACCCTGTTGTGGCATTTAGGTGCAACCACAACGTAATATTTTAATGATCAAGACACTGCGGTGCTGCATATGGTTTCTCAGTGTGCTGCTTGCCGTGGGAACCTATGGTGACAGCTTCTTCTGCAGACCTGGCCAATTTGTACAGCAGGATTAGACACTTGTAGGAGCAACAATAGCATCTACGGTTATACAAATATAAAAACAGTATGGCGGCGAGGCcaaataaatgaacaaataaaaCTGTCTAATTCAATAATTTGACAGAGTGTATAATCCAAAGTTCACTTTGCTTAGGATTTTATTACTCTTTCAAAGCAATCATTCCGGTaacttgctgctgctgttccaaTACTGGAAATACTCTTTTTAAACAGGTAATAAAATGTCAACAACTGGACTTTGGCTTACACTGATTGTGGGGGTTTGGGAAATGAAACTTTTGCAAAAGAACCTTAAGcacctggagtgtgtgtgtgtgagagagaacttTGCATAGCTATAGCACCTTTTTAATTTCAACATTATTTCTAAGAGCTATTAAAGTGCTGTGCTTTGCATATGATTATACTGAACTCCTTACTAATGGTGTTAAGGAGCCACACAGCacagtgttttttatttttttaatcaattttcttttttatttatatacatcTGTTATGTCAGATTTACTCCCGAGCCATATGTTTTTGTGTCTTCAGCTTCTTCTGAGCAACTTCCTCTTCTGGCTTTGGAACAATCTGCTCCTTCTCAGTGAGGATCATTTCAATATGACAGGAGGAGCTCATGTAGGGGTTGATACGACCATGAGCTCTGTAGTTACACCGGCGCATTTTGGGGGCCTTGTTGACCTGGATGTGCTCAATTACCAGAGAATCCACATCAAGACCCTTGAGTTCAGCATTACTCTCAGCATTTTTGAGCTTGTGCAGTAGGAACTCTGCACTCTTTTTAGGCCAACGCCCCTGTGTCCAGCCCCACTGCTTGGCCTGAGCACATCTGCCAACTCCACCATTGTAACGACAGAAGGGAACATACTGCTTTTTTAGGGTCACATCCTTTAAATATTTAGTGGCGTTCCGGATATGCATGCCCTTGATAGCTTCAGCGGTCTCACGAGTGTTCTTGAAGTGGACTTGAAGGGTAGAACCCCTTGACTTGCATGATTTGGGGGGGTTCTCTGGATCAAGTGAGTACCGGACCATTTTCAGAGCTTAACTCAGGGGCCGGTAAATGAAGCACAGAGcagttaagtgatttgctcaaggtctcACTGCAAGTCAGTGATAGAAATGGAGACAGAACCCGGGTCTCATGTTTCCCAGGATATTACACCATAATTTCATAGAAAAAATGGCTTCCTAAAATGATGGAACAATATCTGGGCacactttttcttcttctcagaCAGAATGCAAGCTGTAATCAAACTGTAACTATAGCACTCATTACCCGTGAATGGTAGAACCTTCTCCCTCTTTTCATATTTTCTCTACTCTACCTAAACTTCTCTCTTTCACCCACTCCTAACTTCATCCCTGCTCTCATCTTGCCTGTTATGCGTGGAAAAGCCTCCCAGTTCATTTTTGCCAAGTGCCTTCAAACCTGAAGAACAAACCTGTTCTGTGAAGTGTTCCAGCTACCCACACCACTCCCCACTCTGGTATTTTTTGGTGTTgtcttgtaaactctttggggcagggaatgtatTTGTTGTGGAACCTTTGTCAGCACTTAGGGGACAGTGGGCCAGACTTCCAGCCTAGCATGCAACCCAgttcttttctttttgggggTGCACCTTTACACCGGCATATTTTACTTTTCAGTGACATGTGGTGCCTAACTATTACTTGCATCCAGAATTCATGCTGAGGTCGAGTGTTTGTGAGCACAAAATTGCATCCACAAAAATGGATGCTGtcactgaaaatctggccttgaaGTTAAACTTTATCAGTGAGGAGAGTGACCTGCCCTTTGCTGTGTACTGTATGAACAAGCACTGGACAGATCACCACATCTTCAAAAAAATCCAAATGATCTCCTGAGTTCAAatgctctaggttttttttttgtcaatcATATCTAGTAAGTTAGAAAACTGACTAATTTCCCCAGACACCTATGAACAGAGCAATAATAGCCATAAAACCGGGATCTGATTTTGGTACTAGGCCAGTGTACATAACAAGCTGTCGAGCTTCATTAGGCAATTCTGTTCTATCACTTTTAATAACCGAATGTTTGTCTCCCAGCTATTCAGGTAGGCTATTACTGACATTACTGGCAATATTGTTTTCCACCTTCTTTTAACTTTCACATTTTGTGCTAGAACACATTAACACTCTTAAAGAAGTAGTGGGTGACTCTGCCAGTTAATATAACTGCAAAAGAGTTCTGTTGCAACATGAGAACATATATCACTAAGAATATCTGCCACGGGTGGCTTTGCCAACATCATCCGTCCATATGCCTTGATGCTTTTCTCTTTCATCTTTTAAGAGAAGGACTTGTTCTATCAAGAACTTCACAGCATCATCAGTAAACTAATATCAGGTGAGTGACTCTATCTACTGGGATTCTTCTATGCTAGCTTTGGCTCAGATCATGAGATGTGGCCACTGTGCATTGGTCACCATGAGTGTTTGTGGGGGGAAATGAATGACAATGGGAACAGACTActggtgctctgcacccaccgagGACTGGGTATTACCAACACCTTACTTCCGTGGTGGTCACCGCTGGAAGGTCTTGTGAAGACACCCCAGATCTGGACACAGGTGTCAACTGGATTTGTCACCCATAGAAAACACCTACAGGATATTTCCATACTCCGAGTTTTCACACTGCAGATTGTGACACCGACTGTGAGCTTGTATGTTGCAAAATAAGGCTTTCATTATGGAAATCCTGTTGTACCAAACAAAGCTGTTGTCCACGCATTAATGTCAACATCACAAAAGACCAAGAAAGATGCCTCCAATTCACTATGAATCTCAGGGAAGCTATCTGTGTCATCGACTGCACCTCCCCTGAATGCTGATGCACACTCAGGATGAATACTCCTATAGCTGCAACCTTAGTGTTTGGTGAAAAGACTAGACAAGATGAAGACTGGGTTGCAGCATGCTctgaagaaatgcttccagttatTGAAGTAAAATGCCCAGCATATCTCTGCCACAAACTGAACCCCTCTCCCAAGCTACCTCAGAGTGGCCAAGAGTGCATTGCATTGAACAGCAAGGCAGTGTGCTCAATCATACTGGCTTGATATGTGAGAGAAGATACAAACATCCTTTGAGGATGGGTAGGTTTGgcaggatttgatttaaatcagtagtCATTGTTAAATATTGATTTCTCCTCACACAGAAATTTTCCACTGAGTACAGTAAGGCAAGCGTAGCCTCTCCTGCACCTACTACCCACAAGGATCCACCATCACTGGTCCCATGGCCATGCAGGAAGTCCTCGGCAGGCCTGCTCTCCTGGTCGCACTCACTCCTGGCCAGGAGTGCAATGGCCATCCCCTGGCAGGAACTGTTCAGCATTGGGGTggcctcccctgcagccatgggCACATCCTCCTCTTTGCGCCTCTGAGTGGGGTGGTTTCTGTTTCACTGGGCCAGGACTGCAGCCTCCCCTGTACCTTGTGTTTGAATACCATGGGCCcctgggctgtgcagggagcccctGCAGCCCCGCTGTTAGCGCTGCCTTAACCCTAACTTCCCGCTTAAGTTCCTGTGAAAGTTAAAATGGTTAAGAactgaaaaaaagtaaaaataaaaaagcagtatTAATCATCAAAATgacaaataaatatattaaactaaATGCTGCCATTCCTAAGAATGGAGATCTAAGAAGTCTGTGCGATGGAAGCAAGAAATAAATATGTCCTTCTGTCGAGAAGACTGCCCTGCTCGAATCTCTTAATGGAGACATCATCATTGACAGAAGCAAACAGATGCAATGCTGGCTGTAACCCTATTACAAAGTCTATGCATGTGAAATCCCTGTTTCTGAAGTAGTGCTAAATGTGATCCCCAGGCTCCAGACTATCAAAAAGCTTGATATAGGACCCTCTATAAATGAGCTTGAAAAGACAATCACCTCTCTAACACCAGGAAGTGCTACAAGAAAAGATGGAATTCCAGTTAACATACTGAACCAAAGAGGTCAGCTCGTGCTTAAACATCTGCACAATATCTTGCTTGCCTGCTGGAGGAAAGAAGGGATACCACAAAACATGAAGGATGCCAACATCCTTACACTGTATAAAGGAAGAGGATATTGGAGTGATTTCAACAGCTACGGAGGAATCTATCTCCTTAGTGTTGCTGGCAAGGCTTTCACACAGATCATTCTTAAGACTTCATGTTCTTGCTGAACATGTATATCCAGATAGTCAGTCAGTGCAACATCCATGATGGTAGATTGATTACTGACATGGTCTTCGCACTAAGGACTTTGCAAGAAAAGTGTCAAGAACAAGGGAAACCTCTCTACATGACCTTCttagacagggctggctctaggttttttgccgccccaagcaaaaaaaaatttggctgccccctgtcccagccctgggctcctcgccggacccccttgctgccccagccctgggctcttccccccccctccccctgccaccccagctctgggctccctcattccccccccccattgccccccacacacacctcctgccgccccagccctgggctctctccccccccccacctgcaccctccttccgccgcagccctgggtcactggtaacttgctcccacggcaggtcattcagcaggaattttagatgtgcacagaacacagacaggattggttcccatatggttacagaactgcagtaaagtggaaaaattttcagcttgtgtgattgggggatatctggatgcatattttaagactgtcctacataaatgaagaaaagctgaggtgcctttattattcttttgttcctctctttctttctatggggaatttgccaatgcaatatcattgtcttccttttaaacaaacaaacaaacaaacaaacaaacaaacaaacaaaaaaggcaatggctgttgaaaatagcaattccagtcctaataaccactgggaagaatttcttgctcaattttatcctactttttctacagcaagttacagtggatcggtatatttgatttgggagaaatgaagtaacagccgcccaaactgagcttgggcactcctgaattttgaggtgttccaatctggaaggcaggtgctgcggggagggggctgtggctctgcgggggagcacggcagtatgtatgcagcagtgtgtctggcgctgcgtggagtcagacacgctggtctgagtggcactgTAAGGTggttggggggttggatggggtgaagGTTCGGGGCGggcgggcagggagaagggggggttagatgggtgaggggtgggggggcagtcaggggacaggcagcggttggataggcatgggagttccgggggtttgtcaggggacaggtggggGTGGGTCCTAggagggaagttggggggggtctcaggagtgggcagttggggacaaggagaagggaggcttagacagggggtgggatcctggggggcagttaggggcaggggtccagggagggggtgatcaggggacagggagcaggaggggttggatgggttggggtttctgtggggggcagtcggagggagtggatgggggctaccctccctccccgtggagtatcctattttttgaatgttaaaatatggtatccctactcacagtgcagctctccattcactgcagcaggaggtctcagctacctccctccctccccctttcctgttggtagtggccaagggaatgctgggaaatgtagttctttccctgctccagggctggctctataggcagggagctaaccaaggaactacagctcccagggccccctgttggttctcagctcccaggctggatccctgctgcccctgcaaataggctgccccaagcacgtgcttgctttgctggtgcctagagctgcccctgttcATAGATCTTCTTCCAAAGGCTTTTGACCTGGTCAGCAGAAAGGTCGCTTTCCAATTGCTAGAGAGAATTGATTGTCCCCCAGTCTGCAGCAGTCTGATTCAATCCTTCCATGATGGCATGAAGGCTACAGTCCACTGTGATGGTGATCAATCTGACAGCTTTGAAATCTGCAGTGATGTCAAACAGGGATGTGTTTTGGCATCAACACTCTTTGGTATATTCTTCTCTCTGCTGCTTTGTCATGCTTTCTTATCTAGCACCAAGAGTCAGATGGAAAACTCAACTTTGCTTGTCTAAGAGCAAACAGAGGAGCGACTTTGCAATAACTTTGTGCTTGTTTGTGACAAATTTGGACTAATCATCAATCTAAAGAAGACAATGATTATAGCACAAGGCGTGTTGACTACATCAGAAGTTCTAATAGGTAATGCCAAACTAGAAGTTGTGTACAAGTTCTGCTATGATCAACTCACTGCACAATTTATCTCTAGATGACTAGCTTAATTCTCGCATCAGAAAGGCCAACTGACCAAGCATATAATAGAAATGTATGGTTGAaatgacctcaagaagtcatcaaatccagtcccctgcactggggcaggaccaaataaacccagaccatccctgacaggtgtttgtccaaattatttttaaaaaccttcaatgatggggattccacagccttcattggaagactattccagagtttaactacctttatagttagaaagtttgtcCTACTATCTCACCAAAATTTTTCTTGTTGCAAATTAAggccattacttcttgccctaccttcagaGGACATGGAGAATATGTGAGTGTGACGGGGTGGACGAggccctgaggccccctgctggaggccttgccaCACgctgccccagaaaagggcagtagagaggtcctccaagctgcctagagtggctgatTCCcacacagccaatcagggcccagcaggtcagtataagaagagctgcagggccagagtgagTGGATGGACAAAGGACATATTCAAAAATATCTCTTGAATAGAGAGCTTGTGGATGCTCTGAGGCTACTGGGCTGACCTAGGCTCAAGTTGAAGGACATTTGAAAGGGAGACTTAAACTTTCAACGTCAATACTGCAAGCTGAGAAGATGCAGCTAATAGGCTACCCTAGAGGGCTGCGCCAGGGAGTCAGAGGATGGTTAAGGGAGGGAAAGTGAAGAGAGCAAAAAGAAAAGCACAGTAGGCCTCAAGCACTAGTAGTGCACCAGCTTCATTCTCTGGCCCTGTGCCTTAGACCTGCATTATCTGGGGGAAGGACTATCACTCAAGAACTGGCTGCCTTAGCCACTCGTGCTGCTGCAGTGTGACCCCCAGTAACCAAATTGTATAGCCTTCTCCTGTGACTGCTTTGGTGTGGACACCAGAGTTTTCTGAGATGGACAGTTGCCATAATTAGGATTATCTGGTAATCTCTTGGTTATGACTATGAATTTCAGAAGTGACACAATGTACTGTATAATTATTGATGTTGCTCAGTAATAAAGCCCACCAAACCTCCAGGGTGCCACTAGCATTCTAGGTGTACCGTGACTGGGAAGCAAGCACCACAGATGCTTCAGCAGCCAGGACTCATAGGTGCTAGCCCTGGTGGGGCCCAATAACCACACAGACACATGGCTAAGGGAAAGGGCATTTTACTAGGGATGGTGGGAAAGGTTGCAAATTCCCTAGGTACAGAGGCTTAAATAGTTACAGTTCAAAGTGAGTAATAGTAATTCTTCTTTGGGTCCCTGGGGCAGGCCAATCGAGACTCAGGGCTGTTCAGGCCTAGTGCCTGGGGTGCCCTCTCCTGTCCAGCCTCTATAAAAGTAAGGGCCCCTCTGCActgactccctgcctgcctgcagctGCTCCCCCATATGTCCCATGCAGACCCACATCCAGCGGTAACATCTGGCAGTCACTCTCTTGTCTGTTCCACTCGCAGCTCTGCATACCGTTCCTGCCTCCTGTTTGCCTCCAGCGCCTTGCTTGCAATGCAGCTGCTGGCTTGCCATGTAGCTGCTAGTCCCAATTCCCAAACAGAACCCAGCCACTCCCTGGTTCAGGATTGAAATGGCTCAGGAAAAGTGATGTTCATTGGGTAGGGGattgatgggagttgtagtcccctgCTTAGCAGATCCCTCACAACTACTTGATTAAATGCCAGGTGCTGAAAAAATTGGATTCTGAAAGATGACAAAtagtagagctgtgtgaatgttctctgaaaatttattttattaattttacccCTTTTTGTGTTGTCATATTT
This genomic window contains:
- the LOC101945332 gene encoding large ribosomal subunit protein uL22-like: MVRYSLDPENPPKSCKSRGSTLQVHFKNTRETAEAIKGMHIRNATKYLKDVTLKKQYVPFCRYNGGVGRCAQAKQWGWTQGRWPKKSAEFLLHKLKNAESNAELKGLDVDSLVIEHIQVNKAPKMRRCNYRAHGRINPYMSSSCHIEMILTEKEQIVPKPEEEVAQKKLKTQKHMARE